TTACCattttataataaattctaCGGAACAGTATGTAGCTTCCGGCAGACCTGTTGCTAACCCAAGAGACTCctcaaataaaaaataaaattttgcTGGTTTTTCAGTAGCGAGAGTTCATTGACTGACAACGGAGAAAgtagaaaatgaatttacTTTGTACGAAGAGATGAGACTTAACtttttgatttaaatatCGTCACCTGTATTTTTTACTTCGTTGCATTTTTATTACAGTTGTCTGGAAATGACGCTTTCATTGTGTTTCTCTCTTTGTTTTAGCTTCCCCCCCTTCTATGAAAAATACTTCTCAAAGCAAGTAATTAGTCTTGTAGCCTGCACCATCATCGATTCATTTAGTTGGAGTATAGCATTTTTAACTTGTTAAAACCTGCTTCTCTAACTctcaattaaatcaatcGTGCAAAAAAAGAACTTCCGCGGCCAACTCCGACATCGTTTTGTCTGCACTCacaatattttgaaaaatttacgTAAcattcattatcaatatgAACTAAGCTAAGTACAATCGAGTTTCAATAACAAATAAATGCTCAAAGGataaaagtatatattCCTTTGAGAAGATACTCAACTCGCCCTAACCATGCCAATTACCATTAGAAGGGCTACCATTGAAGACATCATTTGTATGCAAAATGCAAACTTGCATAACTTACCAGAAAACTATATGATGAAATATTACATGTATCACATCTTATCATGGCCAGAAGCTTCCTTTGTTGCTACCACGAAAGATTACGATACTGCAGGGAACTGAAAATAGATGATGGTGAGGACGCGAAAAATTAGACGATGAGTTATTATGGAAGATGATATAAcaagaaatcaattaaattagaTCCAGCTTACCTTGCTCCAGGTGAAAAATTAGTTGGTTATGTACTTGCTAAGATGAATGATGATCCTGATCAATCCAAGGAGGCACCAAATGGTCATATTACCTCTTTGAGTGTTATGAGAACGTATAGAAGAATGGGGATTGCTGAGAAATTAATGAGACAAGCTCTTTTCGCATTAAGAGAAGTTTATAAAGCtgaatttgtttctttacATGTGAGAAAATCAAATAGGGCTGCGTTGCATTTATATAGAGATACTTTGGAATTTGAAGTGTTAAGTATTGAAAGTAGTTACTATCAAGATGGTGAAGATGCTTATGCCATGAAGAAGGTTTtagatttgaaagaattacaaatttcaaatttctctCATCGATCATATAATGCTAATGAAAAAGTCGAAGATGACTTAGAAAGTGACCTATTAGAAGATATTATCAAGAAGGGGattgatgatattgtcGTATAGGAATGGACACGTAGGAAGCCATATACGTTTTggtataatatatacaaGTATTAACTCTGcattaatttttaataGTTTTATTCATCCGGGAATAGTATATAAAGTTCAAGACACACGTCTAATCAACCCCCAGGTTGCCAAAGCTATGCAATGAACGATGCTTACAATTAGcaaatattcaaaacaaCTGAACAGTTCTTTTTCGAAAACTTAGCGCTTGATTCCCTTGTGTAGGCAAACTTACATCTATAAATATCAGGTGAAAGAGCTCATCTCACTAATTTACTAAGTTTCGTAGGTCCAAACtcaatataaaatttaCATAACAAGAGGTAACAATTATTTAacttttatcttttttgaaaaatcagacaataaaaaaaaaggtagCTTGAGTTTTTCCACACCGACAAACTATTGTTTGTCTCGAGCCAAATGCACTCACaatcatcatttaaagataaaaggaaaaaactTCCTTagtttttttcattaaatgaaagaaaatattaaaaagaaGCTTAACCAAATTCTTCatgaaacaattgaaaaattgtaGACGCCTTTTATACGAAAAAAATCACTCAACGTTTATTTCGCCAAACGCGAAAGCGAAAtctgaaaagaaaattggGAATATCGTACATCACGAACACATTACTAACTAAAAGTAGGGTATCTGGTATTTTTTACGAATTTTAGCCGCCATCGAAGATGGCCCATCGTATCTTGTTTAATActtgaatattattgagTGGGAGGATTGATAAGCCTTGTCGTATTATCCAGTTCTCCACTCATCTACGTACTGTAACTGCCTTATACTAGAATTGCTGCCTTTCCATCCGcctttacaaaataatcTATAATAGAATATAGTTGTGTTCTTATAAACTTTTTGATGATCACTTAGTATAACAATACTTTCTCCAATTATGTGTCCGTCGTCTCTTAAAGGTATCATATTTTAAAACTCCCTCCCTCAAATGTCTATTCCTTCTTATAAACCACCTTATCCACTTTCACATCTCCATTAACAAAgatgtaaatatataatgtgCATACAGACCCTTGTATATCAAGTAGGCAAAAACTTGGAACATTCGAACCATTAATATCGAATTCAGACAAGTCAATATCTCGTTCGGTAATCTCAGgctcttcttcttttgtgttatttttatcattggTAGCATTACCTTCGGTATCATCTAAAACCTTTCCAACACCGTCAGAGTTATTAGCTTCCGAGGTTCTGTCGGTAGCTGCCTTGCCAACTTCCTgtttttcatcatttttagATAATGCATGCTTATCTACGGCCATCacttcttctcttttaGAGTCCACTTTCTCGGAAACATCAATATCACTCAAATCTCCCATTACAGGCCAATCGGTATTAAATGCTCCAGTACAACTTCCAGGATTAACAAAAAACTTCCCCTCCAAAGTGTATGCTTCCACATTATGAGTACCACCCCATAACATTATATCCACATCCAATTGACGAGCTAACgttaataatgataaggGATCATTCTTCGGAACGATAGTATACCCACTACAACAGCCAATCTTAAAATCACCTTGTCTAATAATGGTATTTATTGGTATTTCATCCTTACGTACTTTTTCATTGGCTCGTTTGGATGATGCCATAATTGGCGGGAACGCCGTATCAAATTCACCTCTAATTATGGTGACGTTTGGTGATATTTGATTGACAAAGTTCAAAAATTCTGATGATCTGGTACAATTGCCCAATAGGATTACTTGTGAGATTTTGTCTGGAACACTAAGTAGCTTTTTAAATTTAGCAGGTAAATCCTATTTCAATAGAGGAAAATTCAtcgaaaataataaatgtaTATGTCGAGTAGTTTTGTAACTGTTagtaattttttgtttcaatataGGGGAGTCGAGTTTTCATAACGGAACAATAGTGAGATAAAGAACATACAATCGAACGATCTGGAATATGAGCGTCACTTAATGTGAGAAGTAGCATGTTTTGCTTGTTTGCGGGGCCTTTTCTTGATTACTTTCAGTACGATTTCTATTAATCCTTTCTGTATATCTGTAGATGTTAGTTTTGAACCGCTGTAAAACATAACTTTAGTTATATTTTTCGCTTTCAACCATATAGCGTCTAATGTTTGGAAATTCTTAGCTAAAAAGACCAACAGAAAAGCTACAATAATCTACAATACTCAAcaaatttaagaaatatatgCGGTATATGTCtattacttttttttggattaactatattatttacaaattaactttattatctttgGTAAGTCATTAAATagattcaatatcattcatATATGGTCTGAGACATGTTGGAATATGTATCTTGTCTGTTGTAGGATCATAGAAATTTTCCACAAGAGCCAGCATTATTCTTGGAACTGCCATAGCTGTACCATTTAACGTATATGCAAAATGCAACTTACCATCATGTACGTCCCTATACTTGGTATTTAATCTCCTACTTTGAAAATCAGTACAATTAGAGGTACTACTGATTTCACCAAAGGAACCTCTACCGGGCATCCATGCTTCAATATAGTACTTCATGAATGCTGGGTTTCCAAGATCGTTTGCTGGCATATTTAGAACTTTTGCGGACAATCCCAATTCTGTGATAATCTCAATTTGTAAGttttttaatgatttcaataGTTGTTCGCTTAACTCTGGTTTACACCAACAGAATAGTTCCACTTTAGTGAATTCATGAACTCTATACAATCCCTTTGTATCTTTCCCTCTTGCACCTGCTTCTGCTCTATAACTTCGACTCACTCCGTACGACTTTTTAATACCTTGTGTTTCATCTAAATTTATAACTTCATCATAACCTAAACCTGCTAGGGAGATTCCAGCAGTGGCAATTAATCCTTTCCTGTCATTAGATCCAATGTCATCACctattttatatatttgattcTCATTATTCATATCCCTTGGTCTAAACCCACAAGAATTGATGATATCCAACCTAGTAACACTAGGCGGTATAACTAAACTGAATCCACGTTTCTTCGCAATATCAATTGCATATTTAACTAATGCCATTTCTAATTCTGCACCAGAgttcaataaataataccaGGATGTTCCTGTAACTTGCGATGCCTTCTTCAAAtctatcattttctttcttgtcATTATTTCAACATGTGATAATTGTGGGTTTGGTGCATATGTTTCCTTGGGATTAATCCATTGGACAATTCTAGGTTCTGTCAAGGGACAAGATCCGTGCAAAAGATTCGGCAATGATGAGCATGTTTCATTCATAGATGAATTCAAGGAAGTTATCGATTCGTTCATGGTTTGAAATTTagattttaaagatttcaGTATTGTTTGATTCGAGGATATGTCTGctttatttgttttaattaGTGATtctattttcttcctttcaGTTTGAATCTTTGCCATTTCAGAAGTTAGttttttgaattcatcATGCTGAGTTGGTAGTAGTTTTAACGCTGATAATACCTCAATGGAATTGTTTAATTGTCTTCCCTTTATTGAATGTTCATATTCTTCTATTCGAGATATCGTTGCGTTTATATCGAATTGTGGTCGCTTTAACAGACAATATACGGTTGTGCTCGAGAATGCCCTTCGTGATAACATTATTGAGGAGATTTTTAACTTCTTAGTggtttctttctttcttggtTAACCATACGCACAATTTTTTGTTCATAAGTAGTTTATACCTTGAATTGTTTTAAAGGATACCCTAGATCTAGTACCTGATATAAAATCGGGCACCATTcgtattttcatttattccAAGCGAAAAGTTATATAGATGGTATAGAATACTAAAAGCAAGAATAAAATagcataataatatatattcacatattcatatattcatatataagcattaaagaaatatttgaaaatttgaatgcAAGTCTTTTTTCTCCTCTTGAGATATAATTCGATTAGAATCTCAATTTAGAGAAGAACCATTGGTTCTTACCAGCTTGATGTCTTTCTTCGAAAGCCTTCTTGATAACTTTCTTAGCTTCTTCACGTTGAGATGGTTCTTCGAAAGTTTCAGTAGAGACGAcagatttgaaagattcaACATCTAGAGTATATCTAGTTGGTAGTAAATGGTTGTAGTTGACGACCTTGATGAATGGCTTGATCTTTGTTCTCTTGGCAACCTTTTTAGCACCGTGCTTCTTGGTAACCTTTAATGGGTATCTTTCAATACCAGCGACTAAAGCGTGACCAAATGGGTGGGATTTGGAACCTTCATCATGTGGCTTGACGATAACGACCTTCTTACCAGCGTAACGACCACGGACAACGACAGCtgtaataaaaaatagaagaatgaaaataaattaacgagagaaatttaaaatcaGTAATTGTTAGTATATTgattctttttcctttttcttgttgACAATGTTTTATTTCGTAGATTCAATGATCTTGTGAACTTCTGGAAATCTTCACTTATCTAGATAATTGTATATGGAACTTAATATATAGAGAATATTGGTAAGATTTTTTCCATATGGATAATGCCTATTATTCGAGTGCAATTCTGTCATAATTTTAGAAAAGGCACAGTTTGTTCGCTCCTTTCTCAATTCTTTACATTATCCACCACAATCGTTGGGTTCTATGTAAAAATGATTTGCTCCAATTCGAACATTCTGTTCATCGTTCataataatgtaataatTCCTGCATGGTTCTTCATCTTTGATGTCGTCATTTCTATTTATTCATTCCAGGAACACgattttatattcttttcttacTTTTTGGGCGCtcatattcttctttttttaaaatatccaataaaacattttcaatatcaataatttaataaaaacTCTGTGATGATACGTACCAACTTTACCAGCTTTCAAGAACTTAGccattttttcttggtGATGTGTATCTGTTTATACTCGTTAAAATTGAACTAAAACTTTACCAATTACTAATTATAATACTatacaaataatgatatatacATTGTTTAAATTAGGtatcaattttttagaGATTCGTTATGGATTTTTCCACTATGTTGAGAAAGACGCCATTTCCCTTCCTCCACCTAGGCTGGATAGAGAGTGGTAATTCGGTTCTAGAACGAGAGGATCCCTACTGACTCCCTTCGAACGGGCAGTGGATGTGCCCTTCTCCTGGGTAgaggaatattatttctcCTTCCATGGGCAAGGAATCTAGGAAAAGCTTTGAAACCGTAGAGAGGTAACGAACATCCAAATGAGTGATTGATCGTGGAAATTCCAACAACGTTGCAGAATTTCAACAGGTGACGCTATCAAAGAAAAGCGCGTTTTTGacgaaaaaaataaactcTGTCCAGTAAATATGCATGGGTGTGAATGATGTGTGGGTGTACACGGTCACTGAAAAAACTCCGTTATTGGTTGGCTCCCCCCGCTTATGAATAAAATGGCCCGATTTTCCCGTTTAGGAAATAATCTTCTTTCTTCGCAAGGAGATAAAGGCTCCAAGAACAGTGTGTCCGCGGGCTGCCCCGATTTGGTTTGGTTTCTCTCTTCCTGGAATCTCATAGgggaaagaagaaaacagGGCCAAATCCATTAACGAAAATGAAAGGGAGAAGAGAATGGTAAAGGGAGAAAGGGCACCAAACCACACATAATCTTTCTGTATATGCGTAAGTCCCCACCACCTAGCAGGTCTTCATCCCCGCAAACAACAACGGTGCCTGATTTGCTTAATCCACTAAAAAATTCCCCATATCGATCACTTAATTCATTCCAATATATACGTGATTCAATTCGAGCTGTATATAGTTGAAATCTATTACTATTCATAACACGTTTTCTAAGAAAGAAAGTAGTGACATATCAACTATACAAAATCTCTAAAGGTATATCTTAGAACTAGTTTACTTCACTATCTTTCTGCTGGACAGATCGGAACTCAAGTTTAtaaactattgaaaaaccaaaatataataggGCAGCAATGAgtgaagaaataaaataccTATCACGTCCATCCTTAAAATCTGAAGGTAAACAAAAGATAATCATAATAGGAGCAGGTATAATTGGTGTCTGTACAGCATATTATTTAACGAAACATCCGAATTTCAACcctgaaaaatatcatattataatattagaaTCGAGAGAAGTAGCCGCTGGCGCATCAGGTAAAGCTGGTGGATTATTAGCATCATGGGCGTTCCCTAATATGATTGTACCATTAAGTTTCCAACTACATCAAGAATTAAGTGATTTATACAATGGGGAGACGAATTGGGATTATAGAAGGTTGACTACTGTTTCATTGGAGGCGGATGTTCAAGACGAGAATATTAAGTTCCAAGAACaaagattgaatttattgactCGAGagaaagaattgaaaaataatttcttaagGGATTCTAATAGTTTATCATCTATTTTATCctcaaatgatgatatcggtcgtaataataataatggtaataataatggtgaaGGTCGTCATCGCCATCGCCGTCATCGTCATTTAAAGGAAGGAATATTAGAACATGGTGATTctgatgatggtgatgattctgatgatgaattcgAAGAAGACTCTGATGAAGActctgaagatgaagatgaagatgaaaaacTTTATTTCAATGCAGCCAATTCCATGTCAGGTGTGATTTCTCAATCATCCGtaaatgtaaataaaaacaagaaatatatgaagGATAACAATCATCAGTATAACGCAAATGACGACAATATGCATAACACTCTAAGTGCGAGAGATCGATTGTCTAATTCTGGTTCTAGTATAAACTCCATATTGAATCCAGCCACTACCGCATCCACTACCACAATGTCTACTACATCTATAACAGCACCTACAGCACAAGATCAATATGATATTGCATTACCTCGTGATTTAGATTGGATTAGAAGAGAACTTGTCGATAATTGTTCCTCATTAGGGAACAGAGATTCCACGGCACAAGTTCATCCATATAAGTTTACTAGGTTTATATTACAAAGAGCAATGGAAAGTGATTGTATTGATTTGATATTAGGTAAAGTAGTTGATGTTAAGATTGATGACTCAAGAAATAAAGCGACAGGTATTCGATATCAACCGATTAAAAAGATGCATGAAGACGCATCTAGCGATAATATTGTGGATAAGGAGAATATTGTTGATATAGACGGAGATGGTGCCaccaaaattatcattacaaCGGGACCATGGACTTcagaattaataaaatcatgCCCGATATCAGGGTTAAGGGCACATTCTATTATAATTAAACCTAATTATCCAAAGAATAATGGTAATCCTACACAGGTATCACCATATGCTATTTTCACAGAATtaaaaatcaataataatgaatatttttcaccTGAAATATATGCAAGAAGAGATGAAGTTTACGTATGTGGAGAAGGTGACACGCTAGTGAAAATTCCAGATTCCACTAAAGCGGTTGCATATAACGAAGATAAATGTGAAGAATTATACCATTATGTTTCTAAGATTTCTACACCTCTATCAGATGGGCATATTATAAAGCAACAAGCGTGCTATTTACCTGTATTGAATGTTGCTACTAGTTCAGGTCCATTGATTGGGGAAACGAATGTGAATAATCTATATATTGCCAGTGGCCATTCATGTTGGGGGATTAATAACGCGCCTGCTACGGAGAGGATTATGAGTGAAATTATCTTGGAAGGTGAATCTAAATCTGCAgatatatcattattaaatccaaaattatattttgatgCTAGTGCAAAGTAAGAACGCTTTCTTCCTGTGTGTGACTCTGTCTTTTTCATGCATTATGCATGGTATGTACAATTAAGTGACAttaagtaaataaaaataataaagtagTAACTGAATTTACGTATTTAGCGTTTGTCTCTTATATTCAGAATATGTGACGTTAATTaagttttttgttttccaGCACGTGCCCTTTACTGATGAAATCTTGCTCGTGCGAAACTGAAAAGACGGACACCCAGATTTTGAATGTAAATTTCATAGGGCCGCCCCTTAGAATTGGAATATTTCCTTGTTCCCCTTCAATTGCAATTTATTGGTCCaaactttttcaattggatGGATTTAGTACAGATCTAATATCTGCTATTTAACAAAGAACAAACAGTGATTTTCAGGTCACCTTTACTTACGTCGTATGAATCACGAAAGTAATTGAGTAAATAAcattcaattgaatcaagACACGACAGGACAGACAGGACAGACAGGCAAACATGTTTCAAAGAACGATTAAACCAACTACAGCATTACTGAGCCGTACAACATCTAGAGTATCAGGTGCCACTTTAATGGCTAAGAGAACTAAAGTGACGCTACCAGATTTAGATTGGGATTTTGGTGATTTAGAACCTCACATTAGTGGTCAAATCAATGAGATACATTATACTAAGCATCATCAAACGTACGTTAATGGGTATAATGCCGCAGTGGAacaatttgaagatttgaaacCTAAATTGGATACTAATCCTGTGGAGATTAGTCAAAAATTGATTGCTTTGCAACAAAATATTAAGTTCCATGGGGGTGGGTTTACTAACCATTGTTTGTTTTGGAAGAATTTGGCTCCAGAGAAAAATGGAGGTGGTGAACCACCAATGGAATCAAGTGCTTTGGCTAAACAGATCAAGGAACAATATGGATCTTTGGATAACTTGATTAAAGTAACTAACGAGAAATTAGCTGGAGTACAAGGGTCAGGTTGGGCTTTCATTGTTAAGAATGTTAGCAATGGTGGTAAATTGGATGTAGTTCAAACATACAATCAAGATACAGTTACTGGTGTTTTGAAACCAATAGTAGCCATTGATGCCTGGGAACATGCTTATTACTTGcaatatcaaaatcaaaaggCAGACTATTTCAAAGCAATTTGGAATGTTATCAATTGGAAAGAAGCTGCTAGAAGATTTGACAAGGCCTGA
Above is a genomic segment from Naumovozyma dairenensis CBS 421 chromosome 6, complete genome containing:
- the ARD1 gene encoding peptide alpha-N-acetyltransferase complex A subunit ARD1 (similar to Saccharomyces cerevisiae ARD1 (YHR013C); ancestral locus Anc_5.600), which translates into the protein MNDDPDQSKEAPNGHITSLSVMRTYRRMGIAEKLMRQALFALREVYKAEFVSLHVRKSNRAALHLYRDTLEFEVLSIESSYYQDGEDAYAMKKVLDLKELQISNFSHRSYNANEKVEDDLESDLLEDIIKKGIDDIVV
- the VPS29 gene encoding retromer subunit VPS29 (similar to Saccharomyces cerevisiae VPS29 (YHR012W); ancestral locus Anc_5.599) — protein: MLLLTLSDAHIPDRSIDLPAKFKKLLSVPDKISQVILLGNCTRSSEFLNFVNQISPNVTIIRGEFDTAFPPIMASSKRANEKVRKDEIPINTIIRQGDFKIGCCSGYTIVPKNDPLSLLTLARQLDVDIMLWGGTHNVEAYTLEGKFFVNPGSCTGAFNTDWPVMGDLSDIDVSEKVDSKREEVMAVDKHALSKNDEKQEVGKAATDRTSEANNSDGVGKVLDDTEGNATNDKNNTKEEEPEITERDIDLSEFDINGSNVPSFCLLDIQGSVCTLYIYIFVNGDVKVDKVVYKKE
- the DIA4 gene encoding putative serine--tRNA ligase DIA4 (similar to Saccharomyces cerevisiae DIA4 (YHR011W); ancestral locus Anc_5.598), whose translation is MLSRRAFSSTTVYCLLKRPQFDINATISRIEEYEHSIKGRQLNNSIEVLSALKLLPTQHDEFKKLTSEMAKIQTERKKIESLIKTNKADISSNQTILKSLKSKFQTMNESITSLNSSMNETCSSLPNLLHGSCPLTEPRIVQWINPKETYAPNPQLSHVEIMTRKKMIDLKKASQVTGTSWYYLLNSGAELEMALVKYAIDIAKKRGFSLVIPPSVTRLDIINSCGFRPRDMNNENQIYKIGDDIGSNDRKGLIATAGISLAGLGYDEVINLDETQGIKKSYGVSRSYRAEAGARGKDTKGLYRVHEFTKVELFCWCKPELSEQLLKSLKNLQIEIITELGLSAKVLNMPANDLGNPAFMKYYIEAWMPGRGSFGEISSTSNCTDFQSRRLNTKYRDVHDGKLHFAYTLNGTAMAVPRIMLALVENFYDPTTDKIHIPTCLRPYMNDIESI
- the RPL27A gene encoding 60S ribosomal protein eL27 (similar to Saccharomyces cerevisiae RPL27B (YDR471W) and RPL27A (YHR010W); ancestral locus Anc_5.597), which produces MAKFLKAGKVAVVVRGRYAGKKVVIVKPHDEGSKSHPFGHALVAGIERYPLKVTKKHGAKKVAKRTKIKPFIKVVNYNHLLPTRYTLDVESFKSVVSTETFEEPSQREEAKKVIKKAFEERHQAGKNQWFFSKLRF
- the TDA3 gene encoding Tda3p (similar to Saccharomyces cerevisiae YHR009C; ancestral locus Anc_5.592); protein product: MSEEIKYLSRPSLKSEGKQKIIIIGAGIIGVCTAYYLTKHPNFNPEKYHIIILESREVAAGASGKAGGLLASWAFPNMIVPLSFQLHQELSDLYNGETNWDYRRLTTVSLEADVQDENIKFQEQRLNLLTREKELKNNFLRDSNSLSSILSSNDDIGRNNNNGNNNGEGRHRHRRHRHLKEGILEHGDSDDGDDSDDEFEEDSDEDSEDEDEDEKLYFNAANSMSGVISQSSVNVNKNKKYMKDNNHQYNANDDNMHNTLSARDRLSNSGSSINSILNPATTASTTTMSTTSITAPTAQDQYDIALPRDLDWIRRELVDNCSSLGNRDSTAQVHPYKFTRFILQRAMESDCIDLILGKVVDVKIDDSRNKATGIRYQPIKKMHEDASSDNIVDKENIVDIDGDGATKIIITTGPWTSELIKSCPISGLRAHSIIIKPNYPKNNGNPTQVSPYAIFTELKINNNEYFSPEIYARRDEVYVCGEGDTLVKIPDSTKAVAYNEDKCEELYHYVSKISTPLSDGHIIKQQACYLPVLNVATSSGPLIGETNVNNLYIASGHSCWGINNAPATERIMSEIILEGESKSADISLLNPKLYFDASAK
- the SOD2 gene encoding superoxide dismutase SOD2 (similar to Saccharomyces cerevisiae SOD2 (YHR008C); ancestral locus Anc_5.590), with the translated sequence MFQRTIKPTTALLSRTTSRVSGATLMAKRTKVTLPDLDWDFGDLEPHISGQINEIHYTKHHQTYVNGYNAAVEQFEDLKPKLDTNPVEISQKLIALQQNIKFHGGGFTNHCLFWKNLAPEKNGGGEPPMESSALAKQIKEQYGSLDNLIKVTNEKLAGVQGSGWAFIVKNVSNGGKLDVVQTYNQDTVTGVLKPIVAIDAWEHAYYLQYQNQKADYFKAIWNVINWKEAARRFDKA